In Lolium rigidum isolate FL_2022 chromosome 7, APGP_CSIRO_Lrig_0.1, whole genome shotgun sequence, the DNA window atgttcgtaaccgtgctaggccggaaggaagcatcgccaagggctatggaaatgaggaggtaattgagttttgtgttgactttgttcccgaccttaagccgattggtcttcctcaatcgcggcacgaggggagactaagtggaaaaggcacgatcggaaggaaatcaatgatatgtatggacggccattctctcgaccgaagcacaccacacagcttccgaccaattccagcttggtggctccgtactttgagaaacacaagaatattttacgctcggacaaccccgggaagcccgaatcctggattaggaaggcccacatggagactttcggcagcttggttgagaaaacatttaatgagtgacaataaggttgtagatcagctgtacatgttggccaagacaccatcttcgactataacgactttccaagggtacgagataaatgggaatacattttacacgatcgcccaagataaaaagagcaccaaccaaaaaagtggtgtccgctttgatgcagcaaccgagaatgggcaaaaggtcacatattatggttacatagaggagatatgggaacttgactatggaccctcctttagggtccctttgttccggtgcaaatggttcaagctaacgaggaggtggggtaaaggtggaccagacaatacggaatgacaatggtggatttcaacaatcttggttatcttgacgaaccattcgtcctagcgaaagatgtcgctcaggttttctatgtgaaggacatgagtagcaaaccgaggaaacggaaagataagaaaacgatcgagtacatcatgcgatgatccaaagcgccacattgttctttcggggaaaagaaacatcgtgggagtggaggacaagacagacatgtcggaagattataatatgtttgctgaaattccgcccttcaaagtgaacaccgacccaagcattaagttaaatgatgaggatgctccatggatacggcacaatcgtaagcaagcagggacacaagggaagaaatgatgtgtaataatttattaattgtaccaaactttgttgaatgaatcatgtgaattatattacccgtgatgtgtttggtgtccattttcgaatgattcaattgactcgagatagcaccgatgatacatgaaatttggagtgactaagtcatactcccgcatacatgaaatttggagtgactaagtcatactcccgcatacatgaaatttggagtgactaagtcatactcccgcatataggaaatttggagtgactaagtcatactcccgcatacatgaaatttggagtgatttagtcatactcccgcctaggcgtataatatgcatactcgtagtcttcatagccgccgccgttgtgaccggtagtcgtcgccttctaagttgccggcgtcgtcgtcgccgctcgtcgtcgccgtcgtcgggcggcgctcgtggctcgaaccgagggtagcgcaggcgggggatatcgccggccgtgatgtagtccatgacgctctgcgagtccggccgtaccaccatagccgacggccggcctcgtggaagtttccgggaggcggaccgtcctcctcatacccggcgagcgccctctcacgccgattgatgaagaaggcgtcccaagtatgccggttatcgggatgccggcggggattcatccgctgctccggcgtgaggtcgaggtagtagtggttcgtgatggccgcccggcgcgcagcactcgagggacgggagggaccggcacgccgccggcgctaggctccggccggcgagggacgcggtagcccggagggcaagggtagttcgaggcgcaaagctcctccacctgccggtaggttagagtgggtgcggcggaagccatgagagagtgatgagagattgtagagatgtgatgtcggccaagccgggctacctatatgtagtgacaaatggcgggaaaaatgggagcgggaagacatgaggcgggaagaaagaggcggggagaaagtggcgggaagaaattggcgggaaaaaattggcgggaagaaagaggccggaagaaattggcgggaaacaattggcgggaagaaagaggcgggaagacagggaagaaatggcgggaagacgaggagggaagagggggtcggcggaaagaggcgggaagagggggccaacgaacttttgaattgaattaattttatttttatgaatttttgagaatttgtatttttaagattttgaattgaattagttttatttttctgaattttttgatatattatatgtatttttaatattttgaattgaattagttttatttttctgaattttttgatatattatttgtatttttaagatttttaaatgaattagttttatttttctaaattttttgatatattatttgtatttttaagatttttaaatgaattattttaattttctgaatttattgatatattatatgtatttttcagattttgaattgaattagttatatttttctgaatttattgatatattatatgtatttccaacattttgaaaatgaaaataaattttgaaaaggacctttagtcgcggttggcctggccaaccgcgactaaaggttaatTCCGCGGGAACGCTGGAATTCGGGCGAAaacgcctttggtcgcggttggtgtggccaaccgcgactaaagggtagtcgctccctatatatagcgcgtccgaaccgccgccgcccatcttcttctccgcgcgGTTTTCGTCGAATCCTCTCCCGAAGTGCTGTCGCCGCTCACCGCCAACGTCGccgcgccaacgccgacgcccaaGCCGCCGACCGCCGACGACGAccgccgacgacgccgccgccccgcccttcGACGCCGACGCGCCGACGTGTACGTCTcctcgcgcgcgccgccggccgcgtcgctcTGTCCCGCATGcatgcgcgcgccgccgccgcactcgCCGCACGCGCCGCCCCGGCCGGCCACACATGCGCGCGCACGTTACAGAGAGGGGAGAAAGAGAGATCGAGAGGGCGCCgccgatttttttttcttttttttatgttttgttttgttatcaaaTTTTGACTAAAAATTAACTTAACTAAATTTTGACTTAACTAAAaaaattaacttaactaaaaaaTTTACTTATAAAATTAACTTAACTAAATTTTTATaaaattaacttaactaaaaaatttacttaacaaaaaattaACTTAACTAAATTTTGACtttaaaattaaaacttaacaatTTTGTCTACAAATTTTTGACTTAATAAATATGACTTAAATTTTACAAGAACTCAAaataacttaacatattatttgtattttttcacttttaaaagaactcaaaatttgacttaaaaatttgtcttaaattttttgacttaactaaaatttgacttaaccaccgcgcgaatacggagggggccggcagcgctcgtcgccccctccgtatacgcgtggtgtttttttgggatcgagagggggcggcgagggttatgtgtcctcgtcaccgccaccgccctttcgccaccggcctttcgccaccaccaccgttctctcggtcacgcgatcactgcgtcccccctctcgcctccctcgtcgccctctctctttatatgtagaagagatgtgataatgctggcatatacacaattaatttgttttgactacatgttttcgggatcgacatatggcggacgatagagctgacccgattccggacaactatgatccggacgctgaagaccatatgttcggcatcataaatggcgatattccatttgtgccgaccggagaagaagaagatgatatctcttcttatctgaaccttgagggtgaagatgaagggcgccgtcagcaagatgatgccgaagaaacgccgataaacgacgatcttcaattggaagtagcaaccacctccggcgccgaggtatatatatatacatattgagcgtctggtgatacaactaactgatttgaataaatgtgtgtgtactaacgcgcgcgactctctttcttattttagccctcggccggatcgtcgaaaaaatcgagtacgtcgtcaaagcgtggcgcaaccaagacgatgaaagcaggagaaacatgcaccatcgatgttgtcgacgaagcaaccggcaggccgccggagcccagcaagaacgccaccaagtttgtcggccaatgcggagccgttgttagagacaacgtctcgatcacccgccagagtggaatgagccaaagaaggcacgtgttggtttcacttttgtcgataagagagaaaaaaagattgcttcaacaagcttatggaacatttcgttctacctccgaaataccgcaaatacgatgaggagggtaaaaagattgcggaaaacaaggagaggcgcaagctagtcaaacagttcgctctttctaggatggccaacgcattccggaaatacaagcaaaatctagcccatgactttgtcaaccagggcaagactccgaatttcaaaggacaatatgagaaactgcaacatgattggccggaatttgtgaagcaaaagaaatcggagcggttccttgaactatcgaaaaaaataaggaaaatgcggccaagaaggagtacaatcataaaatggggccgggagggtatcgcttttggcagcctaagtgggagaagatggagaacgagctgagggcgcgaggaatccgtccaggtacggagggatgggacccaagggccaaaagctggtggtacgggcatgggggatcgccgaacccggagacaggggagtgtgtttaccggggcaaaataattacacccacccaaaaccttattgaggcaatgagggatgctcaagagggaggatcaggttcaacggagagaacgacgcccgacaaaagccctcgggaatcccgaacacggaggacgtgtacgaggcatgcccggggacattccgtggaaactagggttccccggaaagatgacccgtacggttacgaagccgtaagagaaagatggatcgggatgcggatgttgtggcgaagttggtaacggaaatggatgtgatgaagaaaaccgtgagtgtactagtcgccgaaagagatgcagctcgggcgcagcatgaagatcatccaatggatctcggaagccggcagcggagaagaagcgagcgtggcttccacggaggcctcaccggctggtgcaccgacgatcgaaattactgcaccggagcctcggccggtggtcgaagttactgcaccggagcctcctcgctaccccgtggacgatataaaggagatgaaagcatgtcatctgtattatcctatcgggaacatgtccatgaaggtagccatcggcagtgctttaccacctggagcactccaccacaacaaccccattcaagatggctatgctcgtgtgatgGTGggaagatagtccaagggtttgaggacctggacattgacattgctacacctgaaggggtgaaaagacttggagatgtcaagcgccagttcattctatggcagaagaaatttatcaagtttccgggcgaggcgccaacaagtccacccccgtacggtggtggtggtggcggtggcggtgacggtggcggtggcggtggcggtgacggtggcggtggcggtgacggtggcggtggcggtgacggtggcggtggtgcttcacctaatacacctcattcacgtcagccgacgacgccgccccccagtccttgtccggcgggtgatcagacaccggtaccgccccccaatccacctccggcgaagaagcagaagcagtcctgggttattaacccggacccttatgtacctaagaaaacaaagataccagagccatcactgaagcctctcatcccgaggccttgggaacttagtgtcgaggaaaatgcagcggccgtggctgctcagcatgagaaatggaaggaggagtgcaagaagaaaagagagggcgagcccaagccagtattttctgatgagcaaaagaagtgggctaagtcatttttgaacacaccgtcccaagccgcgaagaatctgcctgacgactatttacgtgaacttcgtaggcaagcactcgagttcaagaggaacaaagagttggcggagaagaaagccttggaggccgagaaaaaattagaaagggggaaagaagttgcccagctcggggaacaaagtaaacaatcgatcgccccgctcatagtgcaagccgccggtccggatgcccccgatatcatagcagctgcggcagcacatggattgaccgtaacgagtgccggagaacaagcggccgagttaggtatcactcttcgtgcactcgttaggccttgatgaggcgccaatgaaggacgtagtatttacatatgtgaagaatggccctctcatcgagcctgcgcgagaagaggatctacctcgacaaatgaaaggtccgctaaattggtacaagggttacataaaacatgaaaacgccaaagactatatctatgcggaagttaaatatgtgcatcacttcaaacgttactgggtacaaattcctccgagtgaattgttccagctgttcaatctgcgcgacctcgacaaatctatcatcggttgctacgttcgtaagtgatttattaatttctaccccatctcgttcattgcctcgcactatatatatatatattgtcctaactatcttgttgtgtacgctatatattatgcagaatgaagaagcgggaaatgcgaataaggaacatccatgatgttgggttcattgacccacacatcattaattcatatgtgttagaacaccaccccgccgacgtggaggaagacctgtggcggtttattagaaaacagcaagagaaaagtgatattctatttccttaccattttgggtgagtgtttctgtcttgagcacattctcttttgtttactccatgcatggtatgtggctaatcgatgagttatgcatgatcgtgcatgtatcgtgtccgcaggttccactggattcttatggtaattaaagttcagacctcctcagttctcgtccacgactctctgaatatggatccggcgctttgggtcgacatgagaaaaatgatgcaaaagtaattattttcattcatttgcgctctatatcgatcggcctatttcgttcatcatttcctaatatcaagtaactaattaataactctcttgtttatttaattttctttgcctcgtagggtttggagacggttcgtagataccaaggtcggtgaattcaaaaaagagctacattttaaaatggcgagtgccgacgaccggggatactcagccaccggggaccaatctatgtggatactatgtttgtgagaggatccggagatactgcaatgagcgggaccagacgtgtgagaacaacatcctgaggaataacctccggaagacgcttagtccagaagctcgcttccgaccacttcaagaggaactagctggatgattggagagggaagtcatcgatcctagaggagaacactattacgatgacgtagatctttatatgcaccggaatttgtaactaacttgttcaaaattgtatatggtcatccgatattgaatatatattgtatatggtcatccgatattgaatatatattgtatattcctcttgaattctttttggttctaatttcaaatttgtttgaaattgtacattcatatgcatgtatgtatacagtaccgtagaatatgtgaaactccttcaaaattaaaacccaaaagaaataaaataatacaaattaaaaagaaaccagatttagggggaggggggctaaaccctaaaccctgcggaggcctttagtcgcggttggccggaagaaccgcgactaaaggtcctccgccctggcgctcgcctcgcggcccacgtggatgggcctttagtcgcggttcgtaaggaaccgcgactaaaggggggggcctttagtcgcgctactttggtcgcggttgggccaccgcgactaatggcagttgccaaccgcgaccaaagcccctttttccaccagtgatgtGAGCAGTTAACTTGTATGCATCTATGAAGTGACACAATGTGATGTACCGTGATGTATTGAATTCGGTAACATGACTATGTGATGCCATTTTTCAGTTATTCAAATGCATTTCTTCAGTTGAATAGCGTGAGAATAGACATAAACATTGCACTGTCGTCACACAAACATTATAATTGACAGAAACATCACACACAAGCTGATAAATTGGAACATAGTCTAGAACGTAGTCTAGATAATGAACTGGGATTAAAAACTTCGGTAATAATCACGTAAAGCATATTATTAAAACTGAACTTGAGGGGCAGTGAAATGAGAGACAGAGGACTCAAGAGGGTTCCCCCATATATGGCATCGGTCAAAGTGCAAAAAGAGCTGGTTAGAGCTTCTCCGATGAGCTTAGGACCACTAGTGATACATAACACATTTAGGACCGGGATGTGCATTCCTAAAGAATTGGAACAAACTTGACATCCCCAACAAACTTATAGCATCAGTGGTGTATTTTATTATATTACTTTTGCTACATTTGCTATCTTGAAATGTTGCAATACTATATTTCTTTTGCTACCAGGGGCGAAGTCAGTTTTGTTTAATAGTATAACTTTTCTGTTTTGCGACGAGGTCTTCAGTGAGGTCagtatttttcttttattttatggaCGAACCTTTTTTCAACATAGAAGCAAAAGAGAGATTTTTGCTACGTCAAAGCAAAAGTGGGGATTTGACAAAATAAAAAGGGGCACGTGTTAACAGGGGTTTGATCCCAGGACGGCCCTAGAAAGTTTGTAGTGACAACAATGAATTGGCATAAACTTCCTTTCCTCTTTAGCTCATCTTTAGCCAAAGGTCCAGCCCTAGCCCCATCTGCGCGTGAAATTTGGGCTGagggcctttcgtaccggttcgtaacacgaaccggtatgaaAGGTCCTCACGAACCGGTACAGATGTTCCTCGCCCGTCTGGGCGAAGGAACCGGTATaaatgccccctttagtaccggttcgtaatgaaaccggtactaaaggctcagACGGCtgcccttttttctactagtgagaagAGAAACACAGCACATCAGGCAGGCACATACGTGAGGCGCATTCAAAATCTAGTGTGGCCTGTGGAGACACCAATGGTCCGTGAAGTTCAGAGAAGTGAACAGCCAACCCATGCAGCTGTTGGTCAGAAATGCAGTAGAAGCAAAGGACAGCCATGGCATGCAGCTAATGGAGTGTGAAATCAAGAGTGAACACCAAAAGCGTGCAGCACTTGGTCAGGAACAGGAAGTAGGTAAGCACTTGGTGCAGGTGACGGACAGCAAATTCCGGAGAAGTGAACAGGCAAAGCACGGACCCGTTGATCAGAAACATGAAGCAGAGGCGAAGAACCATGACGTACAGCTGATGGATAGTGAAATCTACCGAAGCCAATGGCAGAAACTAAACTGTTGAGTACTCTACAAACGCAGCCGCCTGGCAGCGGGCTTGCGCACTCCGATGAGCAAGACATCGTCAAGGACGGGCCCACACAGCGTGGCGTTCGATGTCATGAGATGGTCTGAGCTCTGGAACACCACGCGCGTCATGTTGGCGATCGCCGTGAACTCGAGCACGGCGGGCTTGGACCCGCCCGTGCCAAGGGACTCGTACGGCACCCTGAGCCTCTCCCGCGCCGCGTACGCCTCCACCGCCAAGGACCCCTTGCACCCGTTGGCCGCGTCTCCGACGGAGAAGGACAGCCTATACGACCACCCGGGCACGGTGACCACCTCCTGCAGCAGCGCGCATTCCCTGCCGGCCACCAGCTCCACGGCGCGCGCGCCGTGCGGCACGGCGTGGTGCGGCGCGTCCACGTACTTGACCACCTTGGTGTCCGACATGATCATCCACCCCGGCAGCGGCGAGTGCACGTCCTCCAGGATCGGCGGCACCAGCACGCCCCACGGCGTGCTGGGGAAGATGTACGGCCCCAGCTCGAAATCCCCATTCCTCAGCAGGTTCCCTAGTCAAATTAAAGATATACAAATTGATCAAAATATAGAGTTTGTTGCAACAACAGATAATTCTGGATAAGCTGCTGGGGATTATAGGAAGACGTACCCTTGGTGCGGTGAGGAGGTTGGAGGGTCTTGAtcgcgacggcgatgatgagggggCCGCACGCCGGGTCCTCCTCGACGCCAGTGTTGTGGATGCTCAGCAACACGGTGCTGTGCCTGGCCTTGAACGCCCACGAGTAGGTGTCCCAGCCGGTGCTGGTGTACACTGTCTGAATCGGAAGCACGCCGAATTCCGGGTCGACCGAGACGTTCAGCTTCTCGGCCTGGGCGCATGACCGCGCGGCCATAAAGCTGATGGAGTAGTATGTCTTACGTGTGACGTTGATCGGCTGCTGGATGGTGGCGTCGTTGCCCAGCCGCAAGGCGGACGCGCCCTCCGGCAGCGCCAGGATCATGTCTCCCTCCCTGTGCCCGGGCTCGATGTACTCCACGAACCCAGAGATCTCCCAGCAAGGTACCGCGTGGCGCCCTGTTATCACCACGCCGTTCATTTGGGACTTGTCCGGCCGCTGGGCGAAGTCTCCGTTGGGCAAAAGTCCTGTACACACAAGCACATGTAGACTGAAATGTCAGATTACAGACATCTACTACATTGGTTTTAAAATAAGTGACGTAACTTTGTTTAGATACGAATGTATGTAAACATAGTCAAATAGGTATTTTTGTAGCATACTGAACAAGAAGGTCTCCGTATCTAAACTGATATGCACATATttactttctcaaaaaaaaaaaagatatgcaATATTTATGTCGTCTCTTACAAAACAAGTATGATGAGCAAGGTCATATATTTGATTCTACGCGATGGAGAACCATTGGTGCGCAATAGCCATGTTTTTCGGAGCGTGAGCTCCATGTCAACCCGGTTATCAACACTTAATAATTCTTGAACAATCGATTCGTACATTGTTTCTTCTTGCCGATAAATTCATATAGTTTTACTTGTGTTTTTTTGGAAACCTCGAGAGCGCAGAACCTTCTTACAACTCCTAAAGAAGAATAGAGAGTTTACTTAGTTTATAAACCGGAAAAAAAAACTATAGACCGACCTTTGCATTAGAAAAACAAGGTTAAAAAACCACACAAGAAACGAAGTTCCATCATCCACACAACATCGGACCATTATCGCAACAAACACGACCTTGGGGTCGTTGCCTCGACTTTCACCGCTTGCAACAATGCCGCACGACATGGCCCAACATAGCCGCTAGACCGACCCAAAGGGAAAAACTAAGTTAATCCTAAGGAAGTGCCCTTTTTTTTGGGTAAAGTCTGATTAGATTACGTGAAGCCTTT includes these proteins:
- the LOC124669437 gene encoding uncharacterized protein LOC124669437, which codes for MVNSSRFVALFLLIGVAAPAVFAVTDGLLPNGDFAQRPDKSQMNGVVITGRHAVPCWEISGFVEYIEPGHREGDMILALPEGASALRLGNDATIQQPINVTRKTYYSISFMAARSCAQAEKLNVSVDPEFGVLPIQTVYTSTGWDTYSWAFKARHSTVLLSIHNTGVEEDPACGPLIIAVAIKTLQPPHRTKGNLLRNGDFELGPYIFPSTPWGVLVPPILEDVHSPLPGWMIMSDTKVVKYVDAPHHAVPHGARAVELVAGRECALLQEVVTVPGWSYRLSFSVGDAANGCKGSLAVEAYAARERLRVPYESLGTGGSKPAVLEFTAIANMTRVVFQSSDHLMTSNATLCGPVLDDVLLIGVRKPAARRLRL